A stretch of DNA from Paenibacillus albus:
GTGGTAATTTTGCAGAAAAAACTCCTGCTCACCGCTTCGGAAGATACTCAGTCCACTGTCCGAGTAGCCCTTCTCAAAGCCCAGCTCTTCAAAGAAACGCATAGCCAGCTCGTAATCCTCACCCGATGGAATAAAAGGTCTCAACTTGATTGCTTTCATCGTAAACGCTCGCCTCCCCTGATAGATTAAGCCAATACCCGCTTCAACCATGCCAACGCCTGCTTGCCCGAAATCTCATGCTCCCCCTCGAACAGGTCGAGCACGATTCGCTCCTCTACGCCGAGCAGCCCATAAACCGTCCGCAGCTTCTCGTACGCTTCAAGAACAGCATGCTCAGGGAAGATCGGATCGCGGGTTCCCGACTCCAGCAGCATGGGCTTTGGCGCAATCAAAGCGAGCAGATCCGGCATCTCCGCCATAAGCGACAGTCCTGGCACGAAGTTGTCGATGCAATGAGAAATCGAGAGAATGCTAGCCTTGAATGTATTCGCAAAACCGCTCACGACAACTGCCGAGATGCGATCATCGACCGCGGCAGCGAAGGAAGCGACAAGCCCGCCGCCCGAGATTCCCATTGCGCCAATCCGCTTAGCATCAACATCATCGCGCGTGAGCAAATAATCGACGCAGCGAAGCGTCTCATACACCCGATAGCCCGCCATCGTCTGCCCCATCGCGAGCAGGAACGTCGATAGGCGGTGACAGGAGCTATATTTGTCGGCATCCTCCGCCAGCTTGCGGTCGCCAAAGCCAAGCAGCTCAGGAGCAAGCGTGAGGAAGCCCTGTTCTACAAGCTGCACGGCAAAATCCTTCTCATACCCCGGGTCGCCTGTCCGCGTCGT
This window harbors:
- a CDS encoding dienelactone hydrolase family protein — its product is MWNPDSYLESFYNQVQPSERFAAGTQEEWQAWRDRLRSRFVELLGGFPGEAAELQPELLESVDCGSYTRQRIQLQTYSGLFMPVYVLVPKSYQAGDGAVIALHGHGYGSKDIVGLNEDGTTRTGDPGYEKDFAVQLVEQGFLTLAPELLGFGDRKLAEDADKYSSCHRLSTFLLAMGQTMAGYRVYETLRCVDYLLTRDDVDAKRIGAMGISGGGLVASFAAAVDDRISAVVVSGFANTFKASILSISHCIDNFVPGLSLMAEMPDLLALIAPKPMLLESGTRDPIFPEHAVLEAYEKLRTVYGLLGVEERIVLDLFEGEHEISGKQALAWLKRVLA